From Enterococcus mediterraneensis, the proteins below share one genomic window:
- a CDS encoding BglG family transcription antiterminator, with amino-acid sequence MNQRQKSLIYKIAESDTYQTTKELADYLQVSERTIHNDLNVIEEYIKNSNLPLTIERKKGTGIFLKGLPHEKEQLKSLSTEAGNSEPDKEQMRDLIIFHLLSAKDGISLDELSEKLYVSRSVIRKELKALQEFFQQNGLQIVSKTRLGTFITGEEGKKRQLLVKTLRNMEKQDPQSTSLKEFFAKDTLKVIQHTLRDVFTENHMKMPTGLSSVDIHIYFMLERMKQGQKVTLSKDENKAVDNTQAQKLSSQVLARLSTVYPIEFSPDEINYLALRIANLFTDSQTKMRFQEDAEKLAEHLIHQVEQLLDHSLADDGLLKQNLISHLSSTYFRLNYGLTISNPLTKNVFSTYPQLFLVIQMVLEDYFEKEDFYVPQDEIAYLTIHFQAALERQQHKKTRSYQTILISEYSKAMATFLEARLQRELPELEIMDLVEYHQGVELLNKSEVDFILSTVPFHHDQIPVIEISPMITENDLASITKYMLEHVPAKRTKTFDLSSFTNPFLIFPQSTLSDPKEVLTFMGGVLVENQYVEPEFVSSVLEREGHSSTRVAPFVALPHGNPFYVKNSTIAIATMKQPLEWHGEQIRLVLLLAIKKADLKDPEFKKLFSVIHYLEKHTEQMDRVLQTNNPLEIMTILSKYE; translated from the coding sequence ATGAACCAACGTCAAAAGTCTTTGATTTATAAAATAGCCGAGTCTGATACTTACCAAACGACAAAAGAATTAGCTGATTACCTGCAAGTTTCAGAACGCACGATCCACAATGACCTCAACGTCATCGAAGAGTACATCAAAAACAGCAATCTGCCTTTGACTATTGAACGAAAAAAAGGGACAGGGATTTTCTTAAAAGGGCTCCCTCATGAAAAGGAACAATTAAAATCACTGTCAACAGAAGCTGGAAATTCTGAGCCGGACAAAGAACAGATGCGGGATCTGATTATTTTCCATTTGCTGAGTGCAAAAGATGGGATCAGTCTTGATGAATTATCCGAAAAGCTGTATGTGAGTCGGAGTGTGATCCGCAAAGAATTAAAAGCATTACAGGAATTTTTTCAACAAAATGGACTGCAGATCGTCTCCAAAACCAGACTGGGAACCTTTATTACCGGTGAAGAGGGGAAAAAGCGGCAGTTATTGGTGAAGACATTACGGAACATGGAAAAACAAGATCCGCAAAGTACCTCATTAAAAGAGTTTTTTGCTAAAGACACGCTTAAAGTAATCCAGCACACACTGCGAGATGTGTTCACCGAAAATCATATGAAGATGCCGACGGGGCTTTCCAGCGTGGACATCCATATTTATTTTATGTTGGAGCGGATGAAGCAAGGACAAAAAGTAACGCTGAGCAAAGACGAAAATAAAGCAGTAGACAATACTCAAGCACAAAAGTTAAGCAGTCAGGTATTAGCAAGATTATCTACTGTTTATCCGATCGAATTTTCACCGGATGAGATCAATTATTTAGCGTTGCGGATCGCAAATCTGTTTACGGATTCGCAAACAAAGATGCGCTTCCAAGAAGATGCTGAAAAGTTAGCGGAGCATCTGATCCATCAAGTAGAGCAATTACTGGATCATTCTTTGGCGGATGATGGATTGCTGAAACAGAATCTGATTTCTCATTTGTCTTCTACGTATTTCCGTTTGAATTATGGACTGACTATCTCCAATCCATTGACGAAAAATGTTTTCAGCACTTATCCGCAATTATTTTTAGTCATCCAAATGGTTTTGGAGGATTATTTTGAAAAAGAGGATTTCTATGTACCCCAAGATGAGATCGCTTACTTGACGATCCATTTTCAAGCGGCGTTGGAGCGGCAACAGCATAAAAAAACCAGAAGTTATCAAACGATTTTGATCAGTGAATACTCCAAGGCGATGGCGACGTTTTTGGAAGCCCGTTTGCAGCGGGAGTTGCCGGAATTGGAGATCATGGATCTTGTGGAATACCATCAAGGGGTGGAACTGTTGAACAAATCTGAAGTGGATTTTATTTTATCGACGGTTCCTTTCCACCATGATCAGATTCCAGTGATCGAGATTTCACCGATGATCACGGAAAATGATTTAGCCAGCATCACGAAGTATATGTTGGAGCATGTTCCTGCAAAACGGACCAAAACATTTGATCTATCCAGTTTTACTAATCCGTTTTTGATATTTCCCCAGTCAACATTGTCAGATCCTAAAGAGGTCCTGACCTTCATGGGCGGTGTCTTGGTAGAGAATCAGTATGTTGAGCCTGAATTCGTGTCTTCTGTACTTGAAAGAGAAGGACATTCCAGTACGCGTGTTGCCCCCTTTGTTGCGCTTCCGCATGGGAATCCTTTCTATGTAAAAAATTCAACCATTGCTATCGCGACGATGAAGCAACCCCTTGAATGGCATGGGGAACAGATTCGTTTGGTCCTTTTATTAGCCATCAAAAAAGCTGATTTGAAGGATCCAGAATTCAAAAAGCTGTTTTCCGTCATCCATTATCTTGAAAAACATACGGAGCAGATGGATCGCGTGCTTCAAACGAACAACCCATTGGAAATCATGACGATTTTATCGAAGTATGAATAG
- a CDS encoding polysaccharide deacetylase family protein yields MNNEQYTTRTQRHNEQQGKQKNQKNLFLLFRVLFVLLVISGGYLIFSIKHQETLAKERFSADTKKLLSKIQEDHEQKGLTEKKSVTGNDNLKVVVYTPQKNQVPIKDINNLLHNVTEKNKKQVKKDEMAVLVSQVSTQSLTAELDTYQVISDHYKWNTEKQTFVKKKRMKAAPIYISHETGKPVTVKDIISSEAELLGVQQVIQQKILHEAKDKEAMIDKVLTMPRISFDSKISYSPEHLTIELPKNDTGVSKIALDYQDITADINTALVDPAALKDAPSPLAKGKKYIALTFDDGPNPATTPQVLDILKEKNVKATFFMLGKNAAANPKIVQRVHTEGHEIANHSFTHPQLTTLSATDVQSEITKTDKAIFKAAGILPQNVRPPYGAVDSKVAATIGKPVIQWDVDSEDWKSKNAALMTNKVLSETYEGSIILMHDIHPETVAALPGIIDGLQKEGFELVTVDALLSSKQKPLHQYFGMTDERVIQ; encoded by the coding sequence ATGAATAATGAACAATATACAACGCGTACTCAACGCCATAATGAACAACAAGGTAAGCAAAAAAATCAAAAAAATTTATTTCTCTTATTTAGAGTTCTGTTTGTACTTTTGGTAATCAGCGGCGGCTACTTGATTTTTTCAATAAAACATCAAGAGACTTTAGCTAAAGAACGTTTTTCAGCTGATACTAAAAAACTATTGTCTAAGATCCAAGAAGACCACGAACAAAAAGGATTAACCGAAAAAAAATCTGTTACCGGAAATGATAACTTGAAAGTCGTCGTCTACACCCCTCAAAAAAATCAAGTGCCCATCAAAGATATAAATAACCTGCTCCATAACGTTACTGAGAAAAACAAAAAACAGGTGAAGAAAGATGAAATGGCGGTACTTGTCAGTCAAGTCAGCACACAAAGCTTAACAGCTGAATTAGACACGTATCAAGTCATCTCTGATCACTATAAATGGAATACAGAAAAACAAACATTCGTAAAGAAAAAAAGAATGAAAGCAGCGCCTATCTATATCTCCCACGAAACTGGCAAACCAGTAACAGTCAAAGACATCATTTCCTCTGAGGCGGAATTATTGGGCGTCCAACAGGTGATCCAACAAAAGATTTTACATGAAGCAAAAGACAAAGAAGCCATGATCGACAAAGTCCTAACAATGCCAAGGATCAGTTTTGATAGTAAGATATCTTACTCGCCAGAGCATTTGACGATCGAACTTCCTAAAAACGATACCGGTGTTTCAAAAATCGCATTGGATTATCAAGATATCACAGCAGATATCAATACTGCACTGGTAGATCCTGCCGCTTTAAAAGATGCCCCCTCGCCATTAGCGAAAGGGAAAAAATATATAGCGCTGACTTTTGACGATGGACCTAATCCAGCTACTACACCGCAAGTATTAGATATTCTAAAAGAAAAAAATGTGAAGGCGACTTTCTTTATGTTGGGTAAAAATGCAGCCGCCAATCCAAAGATCGTTCAGCGTGTCCATACGGAAGGACATGAGATAGCGAACCATTCTTTTACCCATCCGCAATTGACCACTTTATCTGCTACTGATGTGCAATCTGAGATCACCAAAACAGATAAAGCGATTTTCAAAGCGGCAGGTATCTTACCGCAAAATGTTCGTCCGCCTTATGGTGCCGTTGATTCAAAAGTTGCGGCTACGATCGGCAAACCGGTCATTCAATGGGATGTCGATTCTGAAGACTGGAAATCAAAAAATGCGGCACTCATGACGAATAAAGTCTTATCTGAAACATATGAAGGTTCTATCATCTTGATGCATGATATCCATCCGGAAACTGTGGCGGCTTTACCGGGGATCATCGATGGTCTACAAAAAGAAGGTTTTGAATTAGTAACAGTCGATGCTTTATTGTCCAGCAAACAAAAACCCCTTCATCAATATTTCGGTATGACAGACGAGCGAGTGATCCAGTAA
- a CDS encoding PadR family transcriptional regulator, which yields MNKEMLKGTIDLLILSVLKEQDSYGYHISKIITEKSDHNFEIQEATLYLALKRLEKQEYVESYWGKETHGGKRKYYHITQQGSLQLQEMKKDFQLLSAVVQKFL from the coding sequence ATGAACAAAGAGATGTTAAAGGGGACCATCGATCTATTGATTTTGTCTGTTTTAAAGGAACAGGACAGCTACGGCTATCATATTTCAAAGATCATTACCGAAAAATCTGATCATAATTTTGAGATCCAGGAAGCAACACTGTATTTGGCACTGAAAAGATTAGAAAAACAGGAATATGTCGAAAGCTATTGGGGAAAAGAAACTCATGGCGGAAAACGAAAATATTATCATATCACCCAGCAAGGAAGCCTCCAATTGCAGGAAATGAAAAAAGACTTCCAGCTTTTAAGTGCTGTTGTCCAAAAATTTTTATGA
- a CDS encoding phosphatase PAP2 family protein, producing MRKNNSFIPFKSTYPIYALGSLIVLSATCLMVHIHFLPLLRTEQKITVFFQQLIGTPAMNYNHGLLNDVMTFFATYGDATPIVILTVLFSLVLFLKKYNFLAFWFLGVVATGGVIGTLMKFAFHRTRPMGHLPIDDGFSFPSGHAVGSTLFFSVICLVFLPKIQQTAARNLLMVLTVAIWIGILASRIYFSAHHLADLLGGVAFGLFWVLSAMCMYALSASWFQKYVFKKSRL from the coding sequence ATGAGAAAAAACAATTCTTTTATTCCTTTCAAATCAACTTACCCTATCTATGCTTTAGGTTCGTTGATTGTTTTATCTGCTACTTGCTTGATGGTGCATATTCATTTTCTACCACTGCTCCGCACAGAACAAAAGATCACAGTGTTTTTCCAGCAACTGATCGGAACTCCGGCAATGAACTATAACCACGGTTTATTGAATGACGTGATGACTTTTTTTGCGACTTACGGTGATGCGACACCGATAGTTATCTTAACTGTTTTATTTTCATTGGTGCTTTTTCTTAAAAAGTATAATTTTTTAGCATTTTGGTTTTTAGGTGTTGTCGCTACTGGTGGAGTCATTGGTACACTGATGAAATTTGCATTTCATAGGACCCGTCCCATGGGGCACTTGCCGATCGATGACGGCTTTTCTTTTCCCAGCGGGCACGCAGTAGGCAGCACATTGTTCTTTTCAGTAATATGTCTCGTTTTTCTGCCTAAAATCCAACAGACAGCAGCCAGAAATCTGCTGATGGTTTTAACTGTCGCCATCTGGATCGGGATCTTAGCATCCAGAATCTATTTCAGCGCCCACCATCTTGCGGATCTTCTTGGCGGCGTAGCCTTTGGTCTTTTCTGGGTACTTTCAGCAATGTGCATGTACGCTTTGAGTGCCTCTTGGTTCCAAAAATATGTTTTCAAAAAAAGCCGTCTCTGA
- a CDS encoding TMEM175 family protein translates to MTKTRLETITDGVTAIILTLLILELKTPNTTNLQALLELKETFLAYVVSFIYIVIIWNAHHYLFSKLKRVNSKIIWTNFFWIFWLSLCPFATSWVSRDFSAFWPEFIYAIVFAMWTVSFAMIGYAIDKNEPETNEAPPRDPRHRISIIINVLLLLMVPLFPPIAMIGRGIVALFWVIPEKMFVRN, encoded by the coding sequence ATGACAAAAACACGTTTAGAAACCATTACTGATGGTGTGACGGCAATTATTCTCACTCTGCTGATCTTGGAATTGAAGACGCCAAACACTACTAATTTACAGGCTTTATTGGAGCTGAAGGAAACTTTCTTGGCTTATGTGGTAAGTTTTATTTATATCGTGATCATTTGGAATGCTCATCATTATTTATTTAGTAAATTGAAACGAGTGAATTCCAAGATCATTTGGACGAATTTTTTCTGGATCTTTTGGCTTTCGTTGTGTCCGTTTGCGACAAGCTGGGTCAGTCGTGACTTTTCAGCGTTTTGGCCGGAATTTATCTATGCCATCGTGTTTGCGATGTGGACGGTCTCGTTTGCCATGATCGGCTATGCGATAGACAAAAATGAACCGGAAACAAATGAGGCTCCCCCAAGAGATCCACGCCATCGTATTTCTATTATCATTAATGTACTCCTTTTGCTGATGGTCCCATTATTTCCGCCGATTGCCATGATCGGTCGCGGGATCGTGGCATTATTTTGGGTGATACCGGAAAAAATGTTCGTTAGAAACTGA
- a CDS encoding ABC transporter permease has translation MNEKFARWNVLFAQYLKRDWKKIIFWILGVGLFSGAFIPAFEEIAKGQGAAGMFETMQNPAMISMVGPTPITNGADYTVGAMYAHEMLLFCGLFAMILSILHVVGHTRKEEDLGLTELIRSFRVGRQANSLAVLIETILINLASAVVIAGLMIGFNVATVTVEGSILFASSVALAGILGAVIALVMAQIMPISSGATGSSLAIIGLLYIIRAGTDISNLDLSRINPLSWVYLTYPFTTNDWLPIVYGVIFSFVLTIAAFVLEESRDMGGGYLPERNGRATAKKSLLSVPGLFLRINRGVAVSWMIAFVVMGAAYGSIYGDMQSFLESNDLVKHMFTASGVSIEASFTSTIMIVMIGLSAILPIAIVNKLFAEEVRLHLSQLYATKVTRGKLYWTTITLAIVAGLLSVLLSAGSLGASALSVMSNDSAMNLQDFLAAGYNLFPIVLFFIGLAAVALGWVPKLGKLVYAYLAYSFMLNYFGGILDLPDWFAKTAIQSWPPHMPMEKFDLPTFITITIISIVLIIFGYIGYKRRDMVEGA, from the coding sequence ATGAATGAAAAGTTTGCGCGTTGGAATGTGCTTTTTGCACAATATCTAAAACGCGATTGGAAGAAGATTATTTTTTGGATTTTAGGAGTTGGCTTGTTCTCTGGCGCCTTCATCCCCGCTTTTGAAGAGATCGCTAAAGGCCAAGGAGCAGCAGGAATGTTTGAAACAATGCAAAATCCCGCAATGATATCGATGGTAGGCCCTACTCCTATTACTAACGGTGCTGATTATACAGTAGGAGCGATGTACGCTCATGAGATGCTGCTTTTTTGCGGATTGTTCGCAATGATCCTATCCATTCTCCACGTCGTCGGTCATACCCGTAAAGAAGAAGATCTGGGACTGACAGAATTGATTCGTTCGTTTCGGGTTGGCCGTCAAGCAAATTCATTGGCGGTCTTAATAGAAACCATCTTGATCAATTTGGCATCAGCTGTTGTGATCGCAGGTCTTATGATTGGTTTCAACGTTGCTACTGTTACGGTGGAAGGCTCGATTTTATTCGCCAGTTCGGTTGCTTTGGCGGGAATACTCGGTGCCGTGATCGCTTTAGTAATGGCGCAGATCATGCCGATCTCTTCCGGTGCTACCGGTTCGTCTTTAGCGATCATCGGATTGCTGTATATCATCCGTGCCGGTACAGATATTTCAAATCTGGATCTATCACGGATCAATCCTTTAAGTTGGGTCTATCTGACCTATCCTTTTACCACCAATGATTGGCTGCCGATCGTATATGGTGTGATTTTTAGTTTCGTATTAACGATCGCAGCGTTTGTCCTTGAAGAAAGCCGAGATATGGGTGGCGGTTATCTGCCGGAACGCAACGGTCGAGCTACTGCGAAAAAATCATTGCTTTCTGTTCCTGGCCTGTTTCTCAGAATCAACCGCGGCGTTGCTGTCAGCTGGATGATTGCATTTGTGGTGATGGGTGCCGCTTATGGTTCGATCTATGGGGATATGCAGTCATTTCTTGAAAGCAATGACCTTGTAAAACACATGTTCACTGCTTCCGGCGTCTCCATCGAAGCATCATTCACCAGCACGATCATGATAGTGATGATCGGATTGTCAGCGATTTTGCCTATCGCGATCGTCAACAAGCTGTTTGCAGAAGAAGTACGTTTGCATCTAAGCCAACTATACGCAACGAAAGTGACTCGGGGAAAACTTTATTGGACCACCATCACGTTAGCAATTGTTGCAGGACTATTAAGTGTTCTTCTAAGTGCCGGAAGTTTGGGTGCTTCCGCTCTTTCAGTCATGAGCAATGATTCCGCGATGAATCTGCAAGACTTTTTGGCAGCAGGTTATAATCTCTTCCCAATTGTTTTATTCTTTATTGGGTTAGCTGCCGTAGCATTAGGTTGGGTACCTAAATTAGGAAAATTGGTTTACGCGTATCTGGCTTACTCTTTCATGTTGAATTATTTCGGCGGTATCTTGGATCTGCCTGACTGGTTTGCTAAAACAGCGATCCAAAGCTGGCCTCCTCATATGCCGATGGAAAAATTTGATTTGCCGACCTTTATCACGATCACTATCATTAGTATTGTGCTGATCATCTTCGGTTATATTGGGTACAAACGCCGAGATATGGTCGAAGGTGCGTAA
- a CDS encoding ABC transporter ATP-binding protein: MTKIVNVQRLQKKFGKSPALTNVSFTVEAGEVVGFIGPNGAGKSTTIRTLLGIIKSDSGNAEIFGKDVWKDSLEIHKRISYVPGDVALWGSLTGGEIIDLFIKLHGGGDKTKRDYLIKRFELDPKKKAKSYSKGNRQKVGLIAALSVDSDLYIFDEPTSGLDPLMEAVFQDEVEKIKNAGKAILLSSHILSEVERLADKVVIIRKGKVVETGTLDELRHLTRSTITLETVGDVSTLADLPGVYDFVQKDNQAKFSADNQQINAILSAATKLDITKFESVPPTLEDLFMRHYEA, translated from the coding sequence ATGACAAAAATTGTAAATGTACAAAGACTGCAAAAAAAATTCGGCAAATCTCCTGCATTGACGAATGTTTCTTTTACAGTAGAAGCTGGTGAGGTTGTTGGTTTCATCGGTCCCAACGGCGCAGGAAAATCAACTACGATCCGGACACTGCTGGGGATCATCAAAAGCGATTCCGGCAATGCAGAGATTTTTGGCAAAGATGTCTGGAAAGACAGTCTTGAGATCCACAAAAGAATTTCTTACGTTCCCGGTGATGTGGCATTGTGGGGCAGTTTGACCGGCGGCGAGATCATCGATCTGTTCATTAAACTTCATGGCGGCGGCGATAAAACCAAGCGGGATTATTTGATCAAACGGTTTGAACTGGATCCTAAGAAAAAAGCCAAAAGTTATTCAAAAGGGAACCGGCAAAAAGTCGGTTTGATCGCGGCATTGTCCGTTGATTCGGATCTTTATATTTTTGACGAACCTACTTCCGGACTCGATCCTTTGATGGAAGCTGTTTTCCAAGATGAAGTGGAAAAAATCAAAAATGCCGGCAAAGCGATCTTATTGTCTTCCCACATTTTAAGTGAAGTCGAACGATTGGCAGATAAAGTCGTCATTATCCGAAAAGGAAAAGTTGTGGAAACCGGAACACTTGACGAATTGCGCCATTTGACACGCTCGACGATCACTTTGGAAACGGTCGGCGATGTTTCTACACTGGCTGATCTTCCAGGAGTTTATGACTTCGTTCAAAAAGACAATCAAGCAAAATTTTCTGCGGATAACCAACAGATCAATGCGATTTTGAGTGCCGCTACCAAATTGGATATCACAAAATTTGAGTCAGTGCCGCCAACGCTTGAAGACCTGTTCATGCGACACTATGAAGCGTAA
- a CDS encoding TetR/AcrR family transcriptional regulator, with the protein MNGFEKRAEEKKQQVLDAAFTLMNSDTGVEKVTIEEIVKQSNVSKATIFKYFGSKENLIGEVFKRFLNEMGDSAKKIMAEERPFEETIIAMSKNKIRFMEKVNKQFYLDMMAYVTHKKNDELATLMEVYSKESFTIMLDIFHRGRKEGKVALKYSDEFLMLYFEAIVEGISKPHIYERLMPYTEEWTEMIIKGIAPDKKEDQ; encoded by the coding sequence ATGAATGGTTTTGAAAAAAGAGCGGAAGAAAAGAAACAGCAGGTACTTGACGCAGCATTTACATTGATGAATTCAGATACTGGGGTGGAAAAGGTCACCATCGAAGAAATTGTAAAGCAGTCCAATGTCTCTAAAGCAACGATTTTTAAATATTTCGGCAGCAAAGAAAACCTGATCGGTGAAGTATTCAAGAGATTTTTGAATGAAATGGGAGATTCTGCTAAAAAGATCATGGCAGAAGAGCGGCCTTTTGAAGAAACGATCATTGCCATGAGTAAAAACAAGATCCGTTTTATGGAGAAGGTGAACAAACAGTTTTATTTGGATATGATGGCGTATGTTACTCATAAAAAAAATGATGAGCTGGCCACGTTGATGGAAGTCTACAGTAAAGAAAGTTTCACTATAATGCTGGATATATTCCACCGAGGCCGTAAAGAAGGCAAGGTAGCATTGAAATATTCCGATGAATTTTTGATGCTGTACTTTGAAGCAATCGTTGAAGGAATCTCGAAACCTCATATCTATGAAAGATTGATGCCCTACACAGAAGAATGGACTGAGATGATCATCAAAGGAATCGCTCCAGATAAAAAAGAAGATCAGTAA
- a CDS encoding acyl-CoA thioesterase, with amino-acid sequence MELYHGYQRQPHYYETDQMGIIHHSNYIRWFEEARVALLEFLNLPYHQLENAGLIVPVLAVSCEYKQMIRYGDTVRIDIFVDNYTGTRLDFRYEIHDSSSNELLTVGTSQHCFLKKDSGRLVRLQKTQPAFHQIFQDYYLLKIE; translated from the coding sequence GTGGAACTTTATCATGGCTATCAACGCCAACCTCATTATTATGAAACCGATCAAATGGGGATCATCCATCATTCAAATTATATCCGCTGGTTTGAAGAAGCCCGGGTCGCATTACTGGAATTTCTGAATCTGCCCTATCACCAACTAGAAAACGCAGGGCTCATCGTTCCTGTATTAGCAGTCAGTTGTGAATATAAACAAATGATCCGATACGGCGACACTGTCCGTATCGATATCTTTGTAGACAATTATACCGGGACACGCCTTGACTTTCGTTACGAGATCCATGACAGTTCGTCCAATGAACTGCTGACAGTCGGAACCAGCCAGCATTGTTTTTTGAAAAAAGATAGCGGCCGCTTGGTTCGTCTGCAAAAAACGCAGCCGGCGTTTCATCAGATCTTTCAGGACTATTACTTGTTGAAGATTGAGTAA
- a CDS encoding aldo/keto reductase codes for MADVRIGKSRVYASTLGLGANAVGGHNLFPGLDDETGKEIVRMALRSGITLLDTAYAYGNGRSEELIGEVLQEDEFDRSRVIIATKAAHDPENPGTKNNSPEFLEKSVEDALRRLQTEYIDIFYIHFPDEATPKNEAVAALHRLKEAGKIRAIGISNFDLAQVKEANQDGYVDVVEDQFSLIHREAETELLPYLRENRISFVPYFPLASGLLTGKYSKEMTFDENDLRSKKADFKGVRFQTIIQKVDQMKEIAQRYDATVAQLVLAWYLKNPDITAVIPGAKKPEQVQANAQAIDIRLSNEDYDIIDKLFS; via the coding sequence ATGGCAGATGTACGAATCGGAAAATCGCGGGTATACGCGTCAACTTTAGGATTAGGAGCAAACGCGGTGGGCGGGCACAATCTTTTCCCCGGACTTGATGATGAGACCGGCAAAGAAATCGTCCGCATGGCATTACGCAGCGGCATTACATTATTAGATACGGCTTACGCTTATGGCAATGGGCGTTCAGAAGAATTGATCGGCGAAGTGTTGCAAGAAGATGAATTTGATCGTTCACGCGTGATCATTGCGACAAAAGCCGCCCATGATCCTGAAAATCCAGGGACTAAAAACAATTCGCCGGAATTTCTGGAAAAATCGGTAGAAGACGCATTGCGCCGTCTGCAAACGGAATACATCGATATTTTCTATATCCATTTTCCTGACGAAGCAACGCCAAAAAACGAAGCGGTCGCCGCTTTGCATCGTTTGAAAGAAGCCGGCAAGATCCGAGCTATTGGAATCTCCAATTTTGATCTGGCACAAGTCAAAGAAGCCAACCAAGACGGTTACGTGGATGTCGTGGAGGATCAATTCAGTCTGATCCATCGTGAAGCGGAAACAGAACTATTACCGTATCTACGAGAAAATCGCATTAGTTTTGTCCCTTATTTTCCATTGGCTTCGGGTTTGCTGACAGGCAAATATTCTAAAGAAATGACCTTTGACGAAAACGATCTTCGCAGCAAAAAAGCTGATTTCAAGGGTGTACGGTTCCAAACAATCATTCAAAAAGTCGATCAAATGAAAGAAATAGCACAGCGTTATGATGCAACAGTTGCCCAATTGGTTTTGGCTTGGTATTTAAAAAATCCTGATATCACCGCAGTCATCCCTGGAGCGAAAAAACCAGAACAAGTCCAAGCCAATGCACAAGCTATCGACATCCGCCTTTCAAATGAGGACTACGATATCATTGATAAATTGTTCAGCTAA